In one window of Dokdonia sp. PRO95 DNA:
- a CDS encoding fasciclin domain-containing protein, with translation MMDDKMTEGEDMMDEITVTVGGAAMYPSKNIVENAVNSKDHTTLVAAVKAAGLVETLQGEGPFTVFAPTNAAFEKLPEGTVATLLKPENKTALQDVLTYHVVAGKFDAAAIMSEIKNNNGTATFTTVNGAKLMASLNGSSVILMDQNGNKSTVTIADVNQSNGVIHVVDTVVLPAK, from the coding sequence ATGATGGACGATAAAATGACTGAGGGAGAAGACATGATGGATGAAATTACAGTAACGGTAGGTGGAGCAGCAATGTATCCTTCTAAAAATATTGTAGAGAATGCTGTAAACTCAAAAGACCACACAACCCTAGTTGCTGCGGTAAAAGCTGCAGGACTTGTAGAAACTTTACAAGGAGAAGGACCATTTACAGTTTTTGCCCCTACAAACGCTGCTTTTGAAAAACTTCCAGAAGGAACGGTTGCAACATTACTTAAGCCAGAAAATAAAACGGCTTTACAAGATGTACTTACGTACCATGTAGTTGCAGGAAAATTTGATGCAGCTGCTATTATGAGTGAGATTAAAAACAATAATGGTACAGCTACTTTTACAACTGTAAACGGAGCAAAACTAATGGCTTCTTTAAATGGATCATCAGTAATTCTTATGGACCAAAATGGAAATAAGTCTACAGTAACTATTGCAGATGTAAATCAATCTAACGGTGTAATACACGTAGTTGATACCGTGGTTTTACCAGCTAAATAA
- a CDS encoding DUF4494 domain-containing protein — MSATWYECKVKYRKFDEASGTQKVKTEPFLVDAISYTEAESRITQEMAAYLSDSEEIKITNIKVANYAEIHPFENSDRWFKSRVSLIAFDEESGKERKTNQYLLVQANDVKEAYENTVTTMKDTMGEYTIPAVSESPIMDVFPYFSGEEEDLERLEEFTRIKDSVPVDHSENEKLAMEDALTTEEE, encoded by the coding sequence ATGAGTGCAACTTGGTATGAGTGCAAAGTAAAGTATAGAAAATTTGATGAAGCATCAGGAACACAAAAGGTAAAAACGGAGCCTTTTTTAGTGGATGCCATATCATATACAGAAGCAGAAAGTAGGATAACCCAAGAAATGGCAGCCTATTTAAGTGATAGCGAAGAAATCAAAATCACAAATATAAAAGTAGCAAACTACGCAGAGATTCATCCATTTGAAAATTCTGATAGGTGGTTTAAATCTCGAGTATCTCTTATCGCCTTTGACGAAGAGAGTGGTAAAGAGCGCAAGACTAACCAGTATTTACTAGTACAAGCAAATGATGTAAAGGAAGCTTATGAAAATACGGTAACGACCATGAAAGATACCATGGGAGAATATACTATCCCGGCAGTTTCTGAGTCACCTATTATGGACGTATTTCCATACTTTTCTGGAGAAGAAGAAGATCTTGAGCGTCTAGAAGAATTTACACGAATCAAAGATTCTGTACCCGTAGATCATAGTGAAAATGAAAAACTAGCGATGGAAGACGCTCTTACTACCGAAGAGGAATAA
- the thiE gene encoding thiamine phosphate synthase, whose protein sequence is MIPKLHYISQGNSLKEHIEHIQKACNAGAELVQLRVKKCSQKKLLAIAQEAREITAHFQTRLIINDDYKIAKEVKADGVHLGSSDACPTIARKHLYTWQIIGGTAHTLQDCETLITKQVDYISLGPYSTTTTKETTASTLGVSGYKAIIKELGTTTPILAVGGITLNDVKDILEVGIDGIAVSKAITTDFNSIRLFNELLGASSTHEQRHSFK, encoded by the coding sequence ATGATCCCAAAACTTCATTACATCTCTCAAGGTAACTCGCTTAAAGAGCATATAGAGCACATACAGAAAGCATGTAATGCTGGAGCAGAGCTCGTACAGCTACGTGTAAAAAAATGTTCTCAAAAAAAGCTGCTAGCCATTGCTCAAGAAGCTAGAGAGATTACCGCTCATTTCCAGACGAGACTAATTATTAATGATGATTATAAAATTGCCAAAGAAGTCAAAGCAGATGGCGTACATCTAGGAAGCTCTGATGCCTGCCCTACTATTGCTAGAAAACACTTATATACTTGGCAAATTATAGGAGGTACTGCACATACTTTACAAGATTGTGAGACGCTTATTACAAAGCAAGTAGATTATATAAGTCTAGGGCCTTACAGCACTACTACCACAAAAGAAACTACAGCAAGCACGCTGGGTGTTTCTGGTTACAAAGCGATTATAAAAGAGCTGGGAACCACTACTCCTATTCTTGCCGTGGGAGGCATTACTCTTAATGATGTTAAGGATATATTAGAAGTAGGTATCGATGGTATTGCCGTTTCAAAAGCGATAACGACAGATTTTAATAGCATTCGCTTGTTTAATGAACTTCTGGGTGCATCATCTACACATGAACAGCGACATAGCTTTAAATAA
- a CDS encoding cold-shock protein: MNNGTVKFFNDTKGFGFITEEGVEKDHFVHISGLIDEIREGDQVEFELKEGNKGLNAVNVRVI, from the coding sequence ATGAATAACGGAACAGTAAAATTTTTCAACGACACTAAAGGATTTGGTTTTATTACAGAAGAAGGTGTTGAAAAAGACCACTTTGTACACATTTCTGGGTTAATCGACGAGATTCGCGAAGGTGATCAAGTTGAATTTGAACTTAAAGAAGGTAACAAAGGATTAAACGCAGTAAACGTAAGAGTTATCTAA
- a CDS encoding SDR family oxidoreductase, which translates to MPEDKSTHDDKRILSPEEINECITTLEQLVADTNQLFELPEEQRTALLKASGMLSRPNRDEFQRRRKDAKKAAKRKMIARDKHARKSTGIRSAREAALFVAPKLLGAAAIPEDTPELESPRNCYVCKTVYTKLHHFYDAMCTSCGDLNYAKRFQTADLKGQVAVITGSRLKIGYHITLMLLRSGATVVATTRFPADSAIRYAKEEDYGDWSDRLHIHGLDLRHIPSVEIFCNYIEQKYDRLDILINNAAQTVRRPSGFYFHLMENEKLPVDQLPKLAQPLLEDHITCLQELSDLSVSTAKTSKNNVLPVTWHGPEPGIGLRSSAELSQIPYSFDNSLQTSEVFPEGKLDADLQQVDLRKTNSWRLKLGEIETTEMVEVQLVNAVAPFVLCNRLSNLMMKENTGQKHIINVSAMEGKFHRFKKEDRHPHTNMAKAALNMLTHTSSATFAKSGIYMNAVDTGWVTDEDPAELSKKKVEVHDFQPPLDIVDGAARVMDPLIDGINTGKHWSGKFLKDYFPIDW; encoded by the coding sequence ATGCCGGAAGATAAGAGCACCCATGACGATAAACGTATTCTGTCACCAGAAGAAATAAATGAATGTATAACCACTTTAGAACAACTAGTAGCCGATACCAATCAGCTTTTTGAGCTTCCAGAAGAACAGCGCACAGCGCTTCTCAAAGCCTCAGGAATGTTATCTCGACCTAATAGAGATGAGTTCCAGCGTAGGAGGAAAGACGCAAAGAAAGCAGCCAAACGTAAAATGATTGCGAGAGATAAACACGCTCGTAAATCAACAGGTATACGTTCTGCTAGAGAAGCTGCGCTCTTTGTTGCTCCCAAGTTGCTAGGCGCAGCTGCAATTCCAGAAGATACACCTGAACTCGAGTCTCCAAGAAATTGCTATGTGTGTAAAACAGTGTATACTAAGCTACATCACTTTTATGATGCAATGTGTACCTCATGTGGTGATCTTAATTATGCAAAACGTTTTCAAACAGCCGATTTAAAAGGGCAAGTAGCTGTAATAACAGGCTCAAGATTAAAAATAGGTTATCATATAACTCTCATGCTCCTACGTTCTGGTGCGACGGTGGTAGCAACCACACGTTTTCCTGCAGATAGCGCAATACGATATGCAAAGGAAGAAGATTATGGTGACTGGAGTGACCGCCTGCACATTCATGGCCTTGACTTACGACATATTCCTAGTGTAGAGATTTTCTGTAATTATATAGAGCAAAAGTACGATAGACTCGATATTTTAATTAATAACGCGGCACAAACGGTGCGCAGACCATCTGGTTTTTATTTCCACTTAATGGAAAATGAAAAGCTGCCGGTAGACCAGCTTCCTAAACTGGCGCAGCCACTCTTAGAAGATCACATTACTTGCCTTCAGGAGTTATCAGACTTAAGTGTAAGCACCGCAAAAACTAGTAAGAATAATGTGCTTCCAGTTACTTGGCATGGACCTGAACCAGGTATTGGCCTACGCAGTTCGGCAGAGCTTTCTCAGATTCCTTACAGTTTTGATAATTCCTTACAAACTAGCGAAGTCTTTCCAGAAGGAAAACTGGATGCAGATTTACAACAAGTAGACTTACGTAAGACTAATAGCTGGCGATTAAAGCTAGGCGAGATAGAAACTACGGAGATGGTAGAAGTACAGCTAGTAAATGCTGTGGCGCCTTTTGTTTTATGTAATCGCTTGTCTAACCTTATGATGAAGGAAAATACTGGACAAAAGCATATCATAAATGTATCTGCTATGGAAGGTAAATTTCACCGTTTTAAAAAGGAGGATAGGCATCCACATACTAATATGGCCAAGGCGGCATTAAACATGCTTACACACACATCTTCTGCCACTTTTGCTAAGTCTGGAATTTATATGAATGCCGTAGATACGGGATGGGTAACAGATGAGGACCCTGCAGAATTATCAAAAAAGAAAGTAGAAGTACATGACTTTCAACCACCGTTAGACATTGTAGATGGCGCTGCTAGGGTAATGGATCCACTTATTGATGGTATCAATACGGGAAAACATTGGTCTGGAAAATTTTTAAAAGACTATTTCCCTATAGATTGGTAA
- a CDS encoding EamA family transporter, protein MWMYLGLLAALFLGLHNLAKKHAVQGNEVLPVLLGTLSAGFVLILPFFIGSRFFPEYTKEIGFHITSIPWKTHGFIIIKSMIMTASWILAYQALKHLPITIVTPIRSAGPFFTFIGAIFIYKEQPNALQWVGFFVIILSVILYANIGKKEGIHFRKNKWIFAIIGATFLGASSGLYDKFLIQSLALNPQTLQFWFCWYTILMLLVILSITWFPKAEKRKAFTFRWTIIAVGVLLQTADYFYFKALQDPDALIMLLSAIKRSQLIIAVVIGGLVFKEKNKRKKLIPLAGILLGVFLILYS, encoded by the coding sequence ATGTGGATGTATTTAGGCTTACTCGCCGCACTATTTCTTGGATTACACAACTTAGCAAAGAAACATGCAGTGCAAGGTAACGAGGTGTTACCAGTATTGTTAGGTACGCTTAGTGCAGGCTTTGTATTAATACTTCCATTTTTTATAGGTTCAAGATTTTTTCCAGAATACACTAAGGAAATAGGGTTTCACATCACTTCTATTCCTTGGAAAACGCATGGATTTATCATTATCAAGTCCATGATTATGACTGCTTCATGGATTCTAGCTTATCAAGCCTTAAAGCACCTCCCTATCACCATAGTTACTCCTATACGATCTGCGGGGCCATTTTTTACATTTATAGGTGCTATTTTCATTTACAAAGAACAGCCAAATGCGCTGCAGTGGGTAGGTTTCTTTGTGATTATTCTATCAGTAATTCTTTATGCAAATATTGGTAAGAAAGAAGGGATTCACTTTAGAAAGAATAAGTGGATTTTTGCCATAATAGGTGCTACTTTTTTAGGAGCCTCTAGCGGATTGTACGACAAGTTCCTAATTCAGAGCCTAGCTCTTAACCCGCAAACATTGCAATTCTGGTTCTGTTGGTATACCATCTTAATGTTACTAGTGATACTCTCAATTACGTGGTTTCCAAAAGCAGAAAAAAGAAAAGCATTTACCTTTAGATGGACAATTATAGCAGTAGGTGTGCTATTGCAAACCGCCGATTATTTTTATTTTAAAGCGCTACAGGATCCTGATGCGCTTATCATGTTACTTTCTGCAATAAAACGTAGCCAACTTATCATTGCGGTAGTTATAGGTGGTCTTGTATTTAAGGAAAAAAATAAACGTAAGAAATTGATTCCACTCGCAGGTATTTTACTTGGTGTCTTCCTCATTTTGTATTCGTAG
- a CDS encoding TetR/AcrR family transcriptional regulator: MAKLQKSIDKRNALVKATIELVNNNGFHATPMSKIAKMANVSPATIYLYFENKQDLVNKTYIEVKASYTEYAFASYDPSLSVESGFEYIWKRIADFKLKECEKAMFLAQCDNTPMIDEESRQEGIKHLQPLLDLWERGKKEGIIKPLSDFILYAYAINPLSFLMMTQKRGAFQLDKTHMEEAYQSAWSSIKVCQ, from the coding sequence ATGGCAAAACTTCAAAAAAGTATAGATAAACGTAATGCGCTTGTAAAAGCAACCATAGAGCTTGTAAACAATAATGGTTTTCATGCTACACCTATGAGTAAAATAGCCAAAATGGCAAACGTTTCTCCGGCTACTATCTATTTATATTTTGAGAATAAGCAAGACCTCGTTAATAAAACCTATATAGAAGTCAAGGCTTCTTATACCGAGTATGCATTTGCATCTTATGATCCTTCCCTCTCTGTTGAATCTGGTTTTGAATACATCTGGAAACGTATTGCAGATTTCAAGTTAAAAGAATGTGAGAAAGCAATGTTTCTCGCACAGTGTGATAATACCCCAATGATTGATGAAGAAAGTAGACAAGAAGGAATAAAGCACTTACAGCCCCTACTCGACTTGTGGGAACGCGGTAAAAAGGAAGGAATTATTAAGCCATTATCAGATTTTATATTATACGCATATGCAATTAATCCGCTTTCATTTTTAATGATGACCCAAAAGCGAGGAGCATTTCAATTAGATAAAACACACATGGAAGAGGCTTATCAATCTGCATGGAGTAGTATTAAAGTATGTCAATAA
- a CDS encoding NAD(P)H-dependent oxidoreductase — protein sequence MDLLDKLNWRYAAKAMNGEKVAEDKIERILEATRLAPTSSGLQPFEVMVIKNQDIKEQIRPVAWNQSVITDCSHLLVFAAWDTYTPERINYMFDLTNDIRGFKNEGWENYRQMLLDSYPQKDEQENFEHAARQAYIAFSHAIIAAAYENVDATPLEGFDATEVDKILGLREKGLRSAVLLPLGYRKEDEDWLVNLVKVRKPMEDMVTVIE from the coding sequence ATGGATTTATTAGATAAGTTAAACTGGAGATATGCCGCAAAGGCAATGAATGGTGAAAAAGTAGCCGAAGATAAAATTGAGAGAATTTTAGAAGCTACAAGACTTGCCCCTACTTCAAGCGGACTACAGCCTTTTGAGGTTATGGTGATTAAGAACCAAGATATTAAAGAACAAATAAGACCTGTGGCCTGGAACCAGTCTGTAATCACTGATTGTTCACACTTATTAGTTTTTGCAGCTTGGGACACATATACTCCTGAGAGAATCAACTACATGTTTGATCTTACTAATGATATAAGAGGATTTAAAAATGAAGGTTGGGAAAATTACCGCCAGATGTTATTAGACTCTTACCCTCAAAAAGACGAGCAAGAAAACTTTGAGCACGCTGCTAGACAAGCATATATTGCTTTTTCGCATGCAATTATTGCCGCAGCTTATGAAAATGTAGATGCAACACCACTAGAAGGTTTTGACGCTACAGAAGTAGATAAAATATTAGGCTTACGCGAAAAAGGTTTACGTAGTGCAGTATTACTTCCTTTAGGTTACAGAAAAGAAGATGAAGACTGGCTAGTAAATCTTGTAAAGGTGAGGAAACCTATGGAAGATATGGTAACTGTAATAGAGTAA